One stretch of Pieris brassicae chromosome 8, ilPieBrab1.1, whole genome shotgun sequence DNA includes these proteins:
- the LOC123713815 gene encoding juvenile hormone esterase-like — MYICFKMITSVISLALFIGYVTSVQVTIEEGIVEGVEVNNHYGSPYHSFRGIPYAEPPLQDLRFKAPQPFKPWTGVRQAKEYGSVCLHYNLFIVPYPPATGSEDCLFINVHSPNVTSQELYPVMVWIHGGGFVSGSGDEYEPDFLIRKGVILVTFNYRLEVLGFLSLGTEDAPGNAGMKDQVLAMRWVKKNIRKFGGDPDNITIFGESAGGASVSYHLISPMTKGLFKRAITQSGTANGWWPNTYRARERGIQLAREMGSNATDTKDVYEFLKIQPMEAFVNR; from the exons ATGTACATCTGTTTCAAAATGATAACGTCAGTGATTTCTTTAGCTTTATTTATCGGCTACGTTACTTCAGTTCAAGTTACAATCGAAGAAGGTATTGTAGAAGGTGTTGAGGTTAACAATCATTATGGAAGTCCATACCACAGCTTCAGAGGCATACCTTATGCTGAGCCCCCTCTACAAGACTTACGATTcaag GCCCCTCAACCTTTCAAACCATGGACTGGTGTGAGACAAGCTAAGGAATATGGATCTGTTTGCTTACACTATAATTTGTTCATCGTGCCATATCCTCCTGCTACGGGCAGTGAAGATTGTCTCTTTATTAATGTTCACTCGCCAAATGTTACATCACAAGAACTATATCCAGTTATGGTTTGGATCCATGGAGGAGGTTTTGTCAGTGGTAGCGGTGATGAATATGAGCccgattttttaataagaaaggGAGTGATTTTAGTCACGTTTAATTACCGACTAGAAGTTTTAGGCTTTCTCAGCCTTGGAACAGAAGACGCCCCTGGAAACGCAGGAATGAAAGACCAGGTTCTAGCTATGCGTTgggttaagaaaaatattagaaagttTGGAGGAGATCCGGACAACATTACTATTTTTGGAGAAAGTGCTGGTGGTGCAAGTGTTTCATACCATCTGATCTCACCGATGACAAAAGGTCTTTTTAAAAGAGCAATAACACAAAGTGGAACTGCTAACGGTTGGTGGCCAAATACATACAGAGCAAGGGAAAGGGGCATTCAACTCGCGCGAGAAATGGGTAGTAATGCAACGGACACAAAAGATGTATATGAGTTTTTGAAAATACAACCTATGGAGGCTTTTGTCAATAGATGA
- the LOC123713811 gene encoding juvenile hormone esterase-like, with the protein MTRVRVAEGILEGEKLHNDYGGSFYSFKGIPYAEPPLRELRFKAPIPKQPWTGVRLAKEHGPRCYQIDLFFQPASNMEPSGSEDCLYLNVYSPDIAPSKPLPVMVYIHGGAFMSGSGNDDIYGPEFLVKHDVILVTINYRLEVIGFLCLDTEDIPGNAGMKDQVAALRWVKNNIESFGGDPNNITIFGESAGAASVSYQLVSPMSKGLFQRAIMQSGTLLSPWAYSSVSARQIAFLLAKHMGCDSTDDKVIYEFFKTQPIENLIMKRFPLTYAQNAKNWVSVMFSVVAEKEFPNIEAFFTGDVVEVLRQGIHEGVDVINGCTADEGTVGFVSGLTAETVYEQASKFNELLIPQPLTYHCSTLQQLEIGKKVKEFYLKDASTLEEVVQKVVRFMGTDYFKYYASLWQKICAKNNKNRIYYYKFTCHSQRNIFSNRFNAGKFLPNTSVSHCDDLAYIFPCKSLLPKVEPNSKAYKMIDSVTQLWSNFAKYGNPTPDNNLKAIWEPFTIDKQYYMDIGEKLQLNSELDKEEITFWETIFSEYFPRLVP; encoded by the exons ATGACACGGGTGAGGGTCGCTGAAGGAATTCTGGAAGGAGAAAAGTTACATAATGATTACGGGGGGtcattttatagttttaaggGAATACCTTACGCAGAGCCTCCTTTGAGGGAGCTAAGATTTAAG gcTCCAATACCAAAACAGCCGTGGACGGGTGTTCGGCTAGCCAAGGAACATGGGCCTCGCTGTTAccaaattgatttattttttcaacctGCATCTAACATGGAACCGTCAGGAAGCGAAGATTGCTTATACCTTAATGTTTATAGCCCTGACATTGCACCGTCTAAACCACTTCCAGTTATGGTTTACATTCATGGAGGTGCTTTCATGAGCGGCAGTGGAAATGATGACATTTATGGGCCAGAATTCTTAGTAAAACATGACGTTATTCTCGTGACAATAAACTATAGGCTCGAAGTAATCGGATTTCTCTGCTTGGACACTGAAGATATACCAGGAAACGCTGGAATGAAAGATCAGGTAGCTGCATTAAGATGGGTGAAGAATAACATTGAAAGTTTTGGCGGTGATCCCAATAATATAACCATTTTTGGTGAAAGTGCTGGAGCTGCAAGCGTATCTTATCAATTAGTTTCACCAATGAGTAAGGGCCTTTTTCAAAGAGCAATTATGCAAAGTGGGACATTATTGTCTCCTTGGGCATACAGTTCAGTCAGTGCACGACAAATAGCCTTCCTACTTGCCAAACATATGGGATGTGATAGTACTGACGACAAAGTAATTTATGAATTCTTTAAAACTCAACCAATCGAAAATCTAATAATGAAACGATTTCCTTTAACCTACGCTCAAAACGCAAAAAATTGGGTGAGCGTTATGTTTTCTGTCGTTGCGGAAAAAGAATTTCCTAACATTGAGGCTTTTTTTACCGGTGACGTCGTCGAGGTACTGCGTCAAGGTATTCACGAAGGTGTTGATGTTATAAATGGATGCACAGCAGACGAGGGAACAGTTGGTTTTGTTTCAGGACTTACAGCTGAGACCGTATATGAACAGGCCAGCAAATTTAACGAACTATTAATTCCGCAACCACTAACATATCATTGTTCAACATTGCAACAATTAGAAATAGGCAAGAAAGTTAAAGAATTTTACTTGAAGGATGCAAGTACGCTTGAAGAGGTTGTGCAAAAAGTCGTAAGATTTATGGGGAcggattattttaaatattatgcatCCTTATGGCAAAAGATATGtgcaaagaataataaaaatagaatatactATTACAAATTCACGTGTCATTCCCAaaggaatattttttcaaatcgaTTTAATGCGGGAAAATTTTTACCCAACACCTCAGTGTCTCACTGCGATGATCTGGCTTACATATTTCCTTGTAAATCTTTACTACCAAAAGTAGAACCGAACTCCAAAGCATACAAAATGATAGACAGTGTTACACAATTGTGGTCTAACTTTGCAAAGTATGG AAACCCGACGCCTGACAACAATTTAAAGGCAATATGGGAGCCATTCACAATTGACAAACAGTATTATATGGATATTGGCGAAAAACTTCAGCTGAACTCGGAACTTGACAAGGAGGAAATCACTTTTTGGGAAACGATATTTAGTGAATATTTTCCTCGCTTAGTgccataa